From Cellulomonas fimi ATCC 484, a single genomic window includes:
- a CDS encoding adenylosuccinate synthase encodes MPAVVVLGAQWGDEGKGKATDQLGSRTDYVVKFNGGNNAGHTVVVGGEKYALHLLPSGILSPGVVPVIGNGVVIDLEVLFREIDALEARGVDTSRLLVSSAAHVIAPYNRTLDKVTERFLGSRRIGTTGRGIGPTYADKINRIGVRVQDLFDEKILRQKVEGALDQKNHLLVKVYNRRAITVDETVEELLRYADRVRPFVADTPLVLNQALDAGKTLVFEAGQATMLDIDHGTYPFVTSSSATAGGACTGSGVGPTRIDRVVAVAKAYTTRVGEGPFPTELDDADGEWLRQTGGEFGTTTGRPRRTGWYDAVVVRYAARVNGLTDLVLTKLDVLTGRDRIPVAVAYDVDGTRFDEMPFDQTDFHHAKPVYEYLDGWTEDISGAREFDDLPAAAQRYVLRLEEISGTRISSIGVGPGREATIVRHDLLA; translated from the coding sequence ACCGACCAGCTCGGCTCCCGGACCGACTACGTGGTGAAGTTCAACGGCGGCAACAACGCCGGCCACACGGTCGTCGTGGGCGGCGAGAAGTACGCGCTGCACCTGCTCCCGTCCGGCATCCTGTCGCCCGGTGTCGTCCCGGTCATCGGCAACGGCGTCGTCATCGACCTCGAGGTCCTGTTCCGCGAGATCGACGCGCTCGAGGCCCGGGGCGTGGACACCTCCCGCCTGCTCGTCTCGTCGGCCGCGCACGTCATCGCGCCGTACAACCGCACGCTCGACAAGGTCACGGAGCGATTCCTCGGCAGCCGCCGGATCGGCACCACGGGCCGCGGCATCGGCCCCACCTACGCGGACAAGATCAACCGCATCGGCGTGCGCGTGCAGGACCTGTTCGACGAGAAGATCCTGCGGCAGAAGGTCGAGGGCGCTCTCGACCAGAAGAACCACCTGCTCGTGAAGGTCTACAACCGCCGCGCGATCACGGTCGACGAGACCGTCGAGGAGCTGCTGCGGTACGCGGACCGCGTCCGCCCGTTCGTCGCCGACACGCCCCTGGTGCTCAACCAGGCGCTCGACGCGGGCAAGACGCTCGTGTTCGAGGCGGGCCAGGCGACGATGCTCGACATCGACCACGGCACCTACCCGTTCGTGACGTCGTCGTCCGCGACGGCGGGCGGTGCGTGCACGGGGTCGGGCGTGGGTCCGACCCGCATCGACCGCGTCGTGGCGGTCGCGAAGGCGTACACGACGCGCGTCGGCGAGGGTCCCTTCCCGACCGAGCTCGACGACGCGGACGGCGAGTGGCTGCGGCAGACGGGCGGCGAGTTCGGCACGACGACCGGCCGCCCCCGTCGGACGGGCTGGTACGACGCGGTCGTGGTCCGGTACGCGGCGCGCGTGAACGGCCTGACGGACCTCGTCCTGACGAAGCTCGACGTGCTCACGGGCCGCGACCGCATCCCGGTCGCCGTGGCGTACGACGTGGACGGCACGCGCTTCGACGAGATGCCGTTCGACCAGACGGACTTCCACCACGCGAAGCCGGTCTACGAGTACCTCGACGGCTGGACCGAGGACATCTCGGGCGCGCGCGAGTTCGACGACCTGCCCGCCGCGGCGCAGCGCTACGTGCTGCGCCTGGAGGAGATCAGCGGCACGCGGATCTCCTCGATCGGCGTCGGCCCGGGCCGTGAGGCGACGATCGTCCGGCATGACCTCCTCGCCTGA
- the purD gene encoding phosphoribosylamine--glycine ligase, protein MKILVVGTGAREHALVRALSLDPAVTALHAAPGNPGIGTLATLHAVDQLDGAAVAALAREVEADLVVVGPEAPLVAGVADAVRAAGIPVFGPSGAAARLEGSKAFAKEVMAAAGVPTAEPRVASTVAEVEAALDAFGPPYVVKEDGLAAGKGVVVTQDRAVALEHGRACVEKEGGRVVVEEYLDGPEVSLFVLTDGTAVVPLVPAQDFKRALDGDAGPNTGGMGAYSPLPWAPEGLVEEVVERVARPTVDQMARRGTPFVGVLYCGLALTSTGVRVVEFNARFGDPETQVVLARLATPLAGVLLAAATGTLGALPPLQWRDDAAVTVVVASHGYPGTVRSGDPITGIDDAEALPGVHVLHAGTALRQNPAGDDDAALDGAHLVSAGGRVLSVVGVGPDLAAARAAAYAGVAQVELPGSHHRTDIAAAVAAG, encoded by the coding sequence GTGAAGATCCTCGTCGTCGGCACCGGTGCCCGTGAGCACGCCCTCGTCCGTGCGCTCTCCCTCGACCCGGCCGTCACCGCGCTGCACGCGGCGCCCGGCAACCCCGGCATCGGCACGCTCGCGACGCTGCACGCCGTCGACCAGCTCGACGGCGCCGCCGTCGCCGCGCTCGCGCGCGAGGTCGAGGCGGACCTCGTGGTCGTGGGACCCGAGGCCCCGCTCGTCGCGGGCGTCGCGGACGCCGTGCGTGCGGCCGGGATCCCCGTCTTCGGGCCGTCGGGCGCGGCCGCCCGGCTCGAGGGGTCCAAGGCGTTCGCGAAGGAGGTCATGGCCGCCGCGGGCGTGCCGACCGCCGAGCCGCGCGTCGCGTCGACCGTCGCCGAGGTGGAGGCCGCGCTCGACGCGTTCGGCCCGCCCTACGTCGTCAAGGAGGACGGGCTCGCCGCGGGCAAGGGCGTCGTCGTCACCCAGGACCGCGCCGTCGCCCTCGAGCACGGGCGTGCGTGCGTCGAGAAGGAGGGCGGCCGCGTGGTCGTCGAGGAGTACCTCGACGGTCCCGAGGTGTCGCTGTTCGTCCTCACCGACGGCACCGCGGTCGTCCCGCTCGTCCCGGCGCAGGACTTCAAGCGAGCGCTCGACGGCGACGCAGGCCCCAACACGGGCGGCATGGGCGCCTACTCGCCGCTGCCGTGGGCGCCCGAGGGGCTCGTCGAGGAGGTCGTCGAGCGCGTCGCGCGGCCGACGGTCGACCAGATGGCACGCCGGGGCACGCCGTTCGTCGGCGTCCTGTACTGCGGCCTCGCGCTGACCTCGACGGGGGTGCGTGTCGTCGAGTTCAACGCGCGGTTCGGCGACCCCGAGACGCAGGTCGTGCTCGCGCGCCTCGCGACGCCGCTCGCGGGCGTCCTGCTCGCCGCGGCGACCGGCACTCTCGGGGCGCTCCCGCCGCTGCAGTGGCGCGACGACGCGGCCGTGACGGTCGTCGTCGCGTCGCACGGCTACCCGGGCACCGTCCGCAGCGGGGACCCGATCACGGGGATCGACGACGCCGAGGCGCTGCCGGGCGTGCACGTCCTGCACGCGGGCACCGCGCTCCGGCAGAACCCCGCGGGCGACGACGACGCCGCGCTCGACGGCGCGCACCTCGTCTCCGCGGGCGGTCGCGTCCTGTCGGTCGTGGGCGTCGGTCCGGACCTGGCCGCGGCGCGCGCCGCCGCGTACGCGGGTGTCGCGCAGGTCGAGCTCCCGGGGTCCCACCACCGCACCGACATCGCCGCGGCCGTCGCCGCGGGCTGA
- a CDS encoding MFS transporter encodes MSTQHSPADANPVEPLGRRFTAALGATGAANLADGVLGMGVPLVALTLTRSPGQIALVTAAAWLPWLLLGLVAGVLVDRQDRRVVQVVAMTVRAAVLAAAVGLIATDRLTMTALVVVALVYGATEVFADLAAGALVPDLVPRSRLGAANGRTLAVQTVTNSFVGAPVAGAVLTLGTGWVFGVPAALAVASAVLLWRGIPGRYRHEQTERKRAGREVVEGITFLARHRVLGPLLLSGSLMNMASTGYFAVFVLWAVGPGSALGMRAEHYTLLAATLAVGAVVGSVVAEPVTRHVGEVRLMLGCWLANSLLLIVPVLVRSVGAVAVTLLLLGLTNTIGNVISMSMRQRIVPATLLGRVGGAGRTLGYGLMPVGALLAGFVAETWGLEAVFVGGTTLAVLATLGSMAVVRQRTVDAAEAALLAAAGDPVPGTADRDARPVAEAAA; translated from the coding sequence ATGAGCACGCAGCACTCCCCCGCCGACGCGAACCCCGTCGAGCCGCTCGGCCGCCGGTTCACCGCAGCTCTCGGCGCCACGGGCGCCGCCAACCTCGCCGACGGCGTCCTCGGCATGGGCGTCCCGCTCGTCGCCCTCACCCTCACCCGCTCGCCCGGGCAGATCGCGCTCGTCACCGCCGCGGCCTGGCTCCCCTGGTTGCTGCTCGGGCTCGTCGCGGGCGTCCTCGTCGACCGGCAGGACCGCCGCGTCGTGCAGGTCGTCGCCATGACCGTCCGCGCCGCCGTGCTCGCCGCCGCCGTCGGCCTGATCGCGACCGACCGGCTCACCATGACCGCGCTCGTCGTCGTCGCGCTCGTCTACGGCGCGACCGAGGTGTTCGCCGACCTCGCCGCCGGCGCGCTCGTGCCCGACCTCGTCCCCCGCTCCCGGCTCGGCGCCGCCAACGGCCGCACGCTCGCGGTCCAGACGGTCACCAACTCGTTCGTCGGCGCACCCGTCGCGGGCGCGGTCCTCACGCTCGGCACGGGCTGGGTGTTCGGCGTGCCCGCCGCGCTCGCCGTCGCGTCCGCCGTCCTGCTGTGGCGCGGCATCCCCGGGCGGTACCGGCACGAGCAGACCGAGCGCAAGCGCGCCGGCCGCGAGGTCGTCGAGGGCATCACGTTCCTGGCGAGGCACCGCGTGCTCGGCCCGCTCCTGCTCTCGGGCTCGCTCATGAACATGGCCAGCACCGGCTACTTCGCGGTCTTCGTCCTGTGGGCCGTCGGCCCCGGCTCCGCGCTCGGGATGCGCGCCGAGCACTACACGCTGCTCGCCGCCACGCTCGCCGTCGGCGCGGTGGTCGGCTCGGTCGTCGCCGAGCCCGTCACGCGGCACGTCGGCGAGGTCCGCCTCATGCTCGGCTGCTGGCTCGCGAACAGCCTTCTGCTGATCGTCCCCGTCCTCGTGCGCAGCGTCGGCGCCGTCGCCGTCACGCTGCTCCTGCTCGGCCTCACCAACACGATCGGCAACGTCATCTCGATGTCGATGCGCCAGCGGATCGTCCCCGCGACCCTGCTCGGTCGCGTCGGCGGCGCGGGCCGCACCCTCGGGTACGGGCTCATGCCGGTCGGCGCGCTCCTCGCCGGGTTCGTCGCCGAGACGTGGGGCCTGGAGGCGGTCTTCGTCGGCGGCACCACGCTCGCCGTCCTCGCGACGCTCGGCTCGATGGCGGTCGTCCGCCAGCGCACCGTCGACGCCGCCGAGGCGGCCCTCCTGGCGGCGGCGGGCGACCCCGTCCCCGGCACCGCCGACCGCGACGCGCGCCCCGTCGCGGAGGCGGCCGCCTGA
- a CDS encoding ArsR/SmtB family transcription factor, which translates to MAERKTPDDADAPLSVFAERPITPEALKALAHPLRIAMYNLLGEVGPSTASRLGRLLGESSGQTSYHLRQLERYGFVEDDPEHTGGRERWWRPVGFSIDGRAMLEDPATAPAARVMLQSVVADRADVLTRWMTGPREPEWDDAQINDRITTDFTPAEAHDVIAALQHVVEEHIQAAKARKAAGETEGRRRYRIYLDGLPLPADEPGQPAG; encoded by the coding sequence ATGGCCGAGCGCAAGACCCCCGACGACGCCGACGCGCCCCTGTCGGTGTTCGCCGAGCGTCCGATCACGCCCGAGGCGCTCAAGGCCCTCGCGCACCCGCTGCGGATCGCGATGTACAACCTGCTCGGCGAGGTCGGGCCGTCGACCGCGAGCCGGCTCGGGCGGCTCCTCGGCGAGAGCAGCGGCCAGACGAGCTACCACCTGCGCCAGCTCGAGCGGTACGGCTTCGTCGAGGACGACCCCGAGCACACCGGCGGCCGCGAGCGGTGGTGGCGGCCCGTCGGGTTCAGCATCGACGGCCGCGCGATGCTCGAGGACCCCGCGACCGCGCCCGCCGCTCGCGTCATGCTCCAGTCCGTCGTCGCCGACCGCGCCGACGTCCTCACGCGCTGGATGACCGGCCCGCGCGAGCCCGAGTGGGACGACGCACAGATCAACGACCGCATCACGACCGACTTCACGCCCGCCGAGGCGCACGACGTCATCGCCGCCCTGCAGCACGTCGTCGAGGAGCACATCCAGGCCGCCAAGGCGCGCAAGGCCGCCGGGGAGACCGAGGGCCGCCGGCGCTACCGCATCTACCTCGACGGCCTCCCGCTGCCCGCCGACGAGCCCGGCCAGCCGGCGGGCTGA